In Blastopirellula sp. J2-11, a single genomic region encodes these proteins:
- a CDS encoding YdjY domain-containing protein, whose product MRTFRFAAICLLFCGIVSVAAAQTDAPPTEKKSPEKSQVRKLSDQHPIWFDRGRKMVIADGEICLRKGTLEMFACLQGTKEHESIVSLPVKAMMVHAGLIAIGAKQGTPVKFTPEFKPATGEEIAIYVQWKDDQGKTQIANARDWVRKSGTEETLDTNWVFAGSYLWTDERTGEKVYTAEGGDLICVSNFMTATLDLPIESSQENATLSFEAFTDRIPAEGTKVRVFFVPKFKKQANAKPPIDETDPQPIEKPTPMPKADEEKPMEKPEAATADKPETDKPAADKSEAVEESPTEEAAAE is encoded by the coding sequence ATGCGTACCTTCCGATTCGCGGCAATTTGTCTTCTTTTTTGCGGCATTGTTTCCGTCGCCGCCGCACAAACTGACGCTCCCCCCACAGAAAAAAAGAGTCCGGAGAAATCGCAGGTCCGCAAATTGTCGGATCAGCATCCGATTTGGTTCGATCGCGGCCGGAAAATGGTGATCGCCGACGGCGAGATCTGTCTCCGCAAAGGGACGCTGGAGATGTTCGCCTGTCTCCAAGGGACCAAAGAGCATGAGTCGATCGTCTCGCTGCCGGTCAAAGCGATGATGGTGCACGCCGGTCTTATCGCGATCGGCGCCAAGCAAGGTACGCCGGTGAAGTTTACGCCGGAGTTCAAACCGGCGACCGGCGAAGAAATCGCGATCTATGTCCAGTGGAAAGACGACCAGGGCAAGACGCAAATCGCCAACGCACGGGACTGGGTCCGCAAGTCAGGCACCGAGGAGACCCTCGACACCAACTGGGTTTTCGCCGGCAGCTACTTGTGGACGGACGAGCGAACCGGGGAAAAAGTCTATACGGCCGAAGGGGGCGATTTGATTTGCGTTAGCAATTTCATGACGGCGACTCTCGATCTACCGATCGAAAGCAGCCAAGAGAACGCGACCCTCAGCTTCGAAGCGTTCACCGACCGGATTCCGGCCGAAGGGACCAAAGTTCGCGTCTTCTTCGTCCCCAAATTCAAAAAGCAGGCCAACGCCAAGCCGCCGATCGATGAGACCGATCCGCAACCGATCGAAAAGCCGACTCCGATGCCCAAAGCCGACGAAGAGAAGCCGATGGAGAAGCCAGAGGCCGCTACCGCCGACAAGCCAGAAACGGACAAGCCGGCAGCTGATAAATCCGAAGCAGTGGAAGAGTCACCCACAGAAGAAGCCGCCGCCGAGTAG
- the hemQ gene encoding hydrogen peroxide-dependent heme synthase, with amino-acid sequence MSHGRPNQTPPPPPSIIPTEGWHCAHYYYSFDRALLNAFDADEIMAGRAELTQILSGEAEGAPERIQVSIVSGHKADFGVMLMDPNPLIVDSVHQSIMASTLGPAIQPTYSFVSLSEVSEYVPSIEQYGERLIRDGEEAGSETFEAKLNAYRQREPMMRKQRLTPEFPQWPATCFYPMNKKRKVGENWFTMPFAERNSLMAEHAQSGMQFAGRVSQLITVSVGLDDWEWGVTLWARNPEYLKEIVYKMRFDEASARYAEFGPFYTSYISTAAEMLDHCRVK; translated from the coding sequence ATGAGTCACGGACGCCCTAATCAAACGCCTCCTCCGCCCCCTTCGATTATTCCGACCGAAGGCTGGCATTGTGCCCACTATTACTACTCGTTTGATCGCGCGCTGCTGAACGCGTTCGACGCCGACGAAATAATGGCCGGTCGCGCCGAACTGACGCAGATTCTTAGCGGCGAAGCCGAAGGCGCACCCGAACGGATTCAGGTCTCGATCGTCAGCGGACACAAAGCCGATTTCGGCGTCATGCTGATGGACCCCAATCCGCTGATCGTCGATTCGGTTCACCAGTCGATCATGGCGTCCACGCTGGGACCGGCGATTCAGCCAACCTATTCGTTTGTCTCGCTCTCGGAAGTATCCGAATATGTTCCCTCGATCGAGCAATATGGGGAGCGGCTGATCCGTGACGGGGAAGAGGCAGGCAGCGAAACCTTTGAAGCGAAGCTGAACGCCTATCGCCAGCGCGAGCCGATGATGCGCAAGCAACGATTGACGCCGGAGTTTCCTCAATGGCCGGCGACCTGCTTCTATCCGATGAATAAGAAACGGAAGGTGGGAGAGAACTGGTTCACCATGCCGTTTGCTGAGCGGAACAGCCTGATGGCCGAACACGCACAGAGCGGCATGCAGTTCGCCGGACGGGTCTCGCAGTTAATCACGGTCAGCGTCGGGCTCGACGATTGGGAATGGGGAGTGACCCTCTGGGCGCGGAATCCCGAGTACCTGAAAGAGATCGTCTATAAGATGCGTTTTGACGAAGCGAGCGCTCGTTACGCCGAGTTCGGCCCGTTCTATACCAGCTACATCAGCACCGCGGCGGAAATGTTGGATCACTGTCGCGTGAAATAA